In Kazachstania africana CBS 2517 chromosome 4, complete genome, the following are encoded in one genomic region:
- the LPP1 gene encoding phosphatidate phosphatase LPP1 (similar to Saccharomyces cerevisiae LPP1 (YDR503C); ancestral locus Anc_1.57), whose protein sequence is MLSNALQAYCRLYLVQYITLLFAALFFVYSEFGLVPRWKNIKFRLNDPSISKTYTEDEVVSGTECILLSLIISSAVVSWYCVVNKSAIRKLHGGWLHYKPEWISKEFHFYHTSLLCLGLILAINGAITNALKLLIGNTRPDFIARCQPANVNLNENDDTFLTLQSCQQSDKAILYEGLKSTPSGHSSFISCGLGFAFIWQCTYITGSFYKHLWCPVLALIVMISRITDHRHHWYDVLSGFTLGLSVIYVCWKWIFHPKVSTTYSLPGPISV, encoded by the coding sequence ATGCTATCGAATGCTTTGCAAGCATATTGCAGATTGTACTTAGTGCAGTATATTACACTACTTTTTGCCGCATTGTTCTTTGTCTACTCAGAATTTGGGCTGGTGCCAAGATGGAAAAACATCAAGTTTCGACTAAATGATCCAAGCATCTCAAAAACATACACCGAAGACGAAGTGGTCAGTGGTACGGAATGTATTTTATTGAGTCTTATAATAAGCAGTGCGGTTGTTTCATGGTACTGTGTGGTCAACAAGAGTGCTATACGTAAGCTTCATGGCGGCTGGTTACATTATAAACCCGAGTGGatatcaaaagaatttcatttttatcataCAAGCTTACTATGTCTGGGTTTGATACTGGCAATTAATGGTGCTATAACAAACGCTTTGAAGTTGCTAATTGGTAACACACGCCCTGACTTCATAGCGAGATGCCAACCAGCAAATGttaatttaaatgaaaatgacgaCACCTTTTTGACCTTGCAAAGTTGTCAACAGAGCGATAAAGCAATTCTTTATGAAGGTTTGAAAAGTACGCCAAGCGGACACTCTAGTTTCATTAGTTGTGGTCTGGGCTTTGCGTTCATCTGGCAGTGTACGTACATTACTGGCAGTTTTTATAAACACCTTTGGTGCCCTGTCCTTGCCCTAATAGTAATGATTTCTAGGATCACTGATCATAGGCACCATTGGTATGACGTTCTATCTGGCTTTACTCTAGGATTAAGTGTTATATACGTCTGTTGGAAGTGGATATTCCATCCAAAGGTATCAACTACATACTCTTTGCCAGGACCTATATCAGTTTAA
- the KAFR0D04070 gene encoding PSP1 family protein (similar to Saccharomyces cerevisiae PSP1 (YDR505C) and YLR177W; ancestral locus Anc_1.55), translating to MTIDSISSDGCEHHMESDVELQDYYDRLLFSETNAPLETNFVDLQHGKNDICIDYSVSVCGFHRLSKGLKSCMHENESFIGLNGKEGTHNFSIASDSSKATESKESLSKLSNPNTAVKRKIQFNNTTTAVTTFKDTIWTDYSLNILPIFRSSTNMTAQTFRSSGSCQQNEYIENKRQPASNMISKSSNNLSSLLDPTINSSSDEVSLPVADIKEDNYLSESSDISVDSLFQHDSVKLYNPFENVPQHFGIGHNFNCSDSLGNSLFSQERDKDNQTQSIKTTVITGKQNIQNYLRPAAQDVQYLFDHTHNGKAFIVKKDGRNIPNIQLRLLYQQYGQDYFYSEDIFCFVDYLKKLILDDTTNEKDSPKKMNIRKFVQFLKECDSNPYLSGVHYISNKRSNNVRERPNESVRASVVLAATKRGRLVLLSRVEDQDLQLCRGDVTIIEGDRGKDMAIIVEPEVDFHLALFMHFMIKKISTDAIINPYDNHHPSYSFIEDLMEDRKLQTNKLPGFYDVLNLTQFVLPPKRVLSFANVKDITIKLRQKKLDEEVAQHVVNEKLEKVNQRTYLKNGIPGYIGFNIMDVEYQFSPQKVILRYYTKERKEFGPLTRELFKYFKTRIWFDALPNNVCYQRNSNSHHIQIYHTLIDTLFSN from the coding sequence atgacAATCGATTCTATATCGTCAGACGGGTGTGAGCACCACATGGAAAGTGATGTAGAACTACAAGATTATTATGACAGGCTATTGTTTTCCGAAACTAATGCTCCACTCGAGACAAACTTTGTTGACCTACAACATGgcaaaaatgatatttgTATCGACTACTCAGTTTCTGTTTGTGGATTTCACAGGTTGTCTAAAGGTTTAAAATCATGTATgcatgaaaatgaaagtttTATAGGTCTAAATGGCAAGGAAGGGACccataatttttcaattgcGTCTGATTCCTCGAAAGCGACAGAATCTAAAGAAAGTTTAtccaaattatcaaatccTAATACAGCGgttaaaagaaaaatacaatTTAACAATACCACTACTGCAGTTACAACGTTTAAAGATACTATTTGGACGGACTATAGTTTGAATATATTGCCTATCTTTAGGTCATCCACAAATATGACTGCTCAGACGTTTCGTTCCTCAGGGTCTTGTCAACAAAACGAatacattgaaaataaaagacaGCCTGCGTCCAATATGATTTCGAAAAGTTCTAACAACTTATCCTCTTTGCTGGATCCAACCATAAATTCAAGTTCGGATGAAGTAAGTCTTCCTGTCGCTGACATCAAGGAGGATAATTATCTTTCAGAATCATCGGACATATCAGTTGACAGTTTGTTCCAACATGACAGCGTTAAGCTTTATAATCCTTTCGAGAATGTTCCACAACATTTTGGCATTGGCCACAATTTTAATTGTAGCGATTCTTTAGGAAACAGCCTTTTTAGTCAAGAAAGGGATAAAGATAACCAAACCCAATCTATAAAAACAACTGTAATCACTGGAAAACaaaacattcaaaattatctgaGACCTGCTGCACAGGACGTGCAATATCTGTTTGATCATACACACAATGGAAAAGCTTTTATTGTTAAAAAAGATGGTAGAAACATCccaaatattcaattaaGATTGCTTTACCAGCAATATGGACAGGATTATTTTTATAGTGAGGATATATTTTGCTTTGTggattatttgaaaaagttgatcTTAGATGACACTaccaatgaaaaagattctccaaagaagatgaatatACGAAAATTTGTACAATTCTTGAAAGAGTGCGACAGCAACCCATATTTATCTGGTGTACATTATATTTCTAATAAGAGAAGCAACAATGTGCGTGAAAGACCAAATGAAAGTGTACGAGCCAGTGTTGTCCTTGCTGCGACAAAGAGAGGAAGACTAGTTCTATTATCGAGAGTAGAAGACCAAGATCTTCAACTATGTAGGGGCGATGTTACTATTATTGAAGGCGACCGTGGTAAAGATATGGCGATAATAGTGGAGCCAGAAGttgattttcatttggCTTTATTTATGCATTTCATgattaagaaaattagTACAGATGCTATTATAAATCCGTACGATAACCACCATCCTAGCTATTCATTTATCGAGGATTTAATGGAAGATAGAAAACTACAAACAAACAAGCTCCCGGGTTTTTACGATGTCCTGAACCTTACCCAGTTTGTCCTGCCTCCAAAAAGAGTACTAAGTTTTGCTAACGTCAAAGATATAACTATAAAATTAAGACAGAAAAAGCTGGATGAAGAAGTAGCACAACATGTAGTAAATGAAAAACTAGAAAAAGTGAACCAACGtacatatttgaaaaatggtattCCTGGCTATATCGGCTTCAATATTATGGATGTGGAGTATCAATTCAGTCCACAAAAGGTTATTCTGCGATATTATACcaaggaaagaaaagagtttGGTCCCCTAACTCGAGAATtgttcaaatattttaaaacaaGAATTTGGTTCGATGCACTGCCAAACAATGTCTGTTATCAGAGAAACTCAAACAGTCATcacattcaaatttatcataCATTGATAGACACATTATTTAGCAATTAA
- the GMC1 gene encoding putative oxidoreductase (similar to Saccharomyces cerevisiae YDR506C; ancestral locus Anc_1.54) — protein sequence MVGYLRRRNDFFLIGFLTTMFSFLVSSAFSRSELIEFEVTSTVSKFGRRIISINDHLEMYGPTITVSSGDTINLSVHNFICSADEVAEMENDIFLKEYCVTGLHFHGLVPIENKNDGIPFVTQPPIGPDETFWYNFTIPLGVCGTFWYHSHSTIQYGDGFRGAFIVKCKLFEDVSHQTMLSLESKNNISSGTLLELHPLYRKLSNSEILEHIITLSDYYNDWNLQIMRTKIMAKGRGTTDPSIDDSLINGSQEENIMTKIDKKVKFLILRVINTGMSGTQVLHMENHTMTVIETDGVIIKPYILDTLTIAVGQRYTIIIRLNERQEQYRLISGCNKMMGYITKNYYFTRKYHRGKSSNVGDKDIINIKELPNFSRNELLHEFIPLHNEMFKLDEKTIKSSLLKEPSKTTYLAYKYRLDPIILKKYGTGMYMVNDKTFDEYLNDPIKLAIDPETSHDIVINSIDHMRHPWHLHGHHFQLVSIGAGGEGSLNKDQKNSAAWEKYDSDINFWNDTKQTPTIRDSINIPGNSFAVLRILPQVQGCWVLHCHVEWHMMKGLGVMFNMTQTNTLDNANPMQTTSAINKNTFLTKLVAITVYTVSISSFLIMAYWRLVQQ from the coding sequence ATGGTTGGATATCTAAGAAGGCGCAACGACTTCTTCTTGATAGGTTTTTTAACTACAATGTTCTCTTTCCTAGTTTCTTCAGCTTTCTCTAGGTCAGAACTTATTGAGTTCGAAGTAACTAGTACTGTCAGTAAATTTGGGAGGAGAATAATCTCCATTAATGACCATTTAGAAATGTATGGACCTACAATCACCGTTTCCTCAGGCGACACAATCAATTTATCAGTTCATAATTTCATCTGTTCTGCCGATGAAGTAGctgaaatggaaaatgatatatttttaaagGAATACTGCGTTACAGGGTTACACTTTCACGGGCTAGTTCCAATAGAAAACAAGAATGATGGAATTCCTTTCGTCACTCAACCGCCAATAGGACCCGACGAAACATTCTGGTATAATTTCACTATTCCTCTAGGTGTGTGTGGAACATTTTGGTACCATTCACATAGTACTATACAATATGGTGACGGATTTAGAGGCGCTTTTATTGTGAAATGCAAATTGTTTGAAGATGTGTCACACCAAACAATGCTTTCTTTGGAaagtaaaaataatatttcttcTGGAACCCTCTTAGAACTACATCCTCTCTATAGAAAACTATCAAATTCTGAAATATTGGAACATATTATTACATTGAGTGATTATTATAACGATTGGAATTTGCAAATAATGCGCACCAAAATTATGGCAAAAGGGAGAGGCACTACTGATCCCAGCATTGATGACTCACTGATAAATGGTAgccaagaagaaaatataatgacgaaaattgataaaaaagtaaaatttctaatattaAGAGTAATTAATACTGGAATGTCTGGCACACAAGTCTTGCATATGGAAAATCATACTATGACCGTCATAGAAACAGACGGTGTTATCATCAAACCTTATATACTGGATACTTTAACAATAGCAGTGGGACAGAGGTATACTATAATAATTCGGCTGAATGAGCGCCAAGAACAGTACAGATTGATAAGTGGATGCAATAAAATGATGGGATATATAACCAAGAACTATTACTTTACACGAAAATATCATAGAGGTAAATCGTCAAATGTGGGTGATAAAgatattataaatattaaaGAACTACCAAACTTTAGTAGAAACGAATTGTTGCATGAATTTATACCTCTGCATAATGAAATGTTCAAACTGGAtgaaaaaacaataaaatCCTCCCTACTGAAGGAACCCTCAAAGACTACCTACCTTGCTTATAAATATCGTCTTGATCcgataatattaaaaaagtATGGGACTGGCATGTATATGGTAAATGATAAAACGTTCGACGAATACCTTAATGATCCTATAAAGCTTGCTATTGATCCAGAAACAAGCCATGATATTGTTATAAACTCAATTGATCACATGCGTCATCCTTGGCACTTACACGGACATCACTTTCAACTTGTTTCCATAGGAGCTGGTGGTGAAGGTTCATTAAACAAAGACCAAAAAAATAGTGCAGCTTGGGAAAAATATGATAGCGACATAAATTTCTGGAATGATACTAAGCAAACACCGACAATAAGAGACAGTATCAACATTCCTGGGAATTCATTTGCTGTACTTAGGATACTACCTCAAGTGCAAGGGTGCTGGGTCCTTCATTGCCACGTCGAATGGCACATGATGAAAGGATTAGGTGTTATGTTCAACATGACTCAGACTAATACCCTTGATAATGCTAACCCCATGCAGACTACTTCTGCGATAAACAAGAACACATTTCTGACGAAACTGGTCGCTATAACTGTGTATACTGTATCAATATCTTCCTTCCTGATAATGGCATACTGGCGACTCGTGCAACAATAA
- the KAFR0D04090 gene encoding uncharacterized protein (ancestral locus Anc_1.53) produces MFSRSVKGAPNLDYFTPRQPVIGSFIRYKNNLETENEPPALFKPLKIRSLVIPNRIAVAPMCLYSADNFKPTDFHQVHYGSLASRGPGLIIVECAAVEKNGRITMNDLGLWTEDQAIKHREKIVNFAHSQNSIIGIQLGQYNVSYETGQSEVIREPHNLSSAEIKQMIKQWGDASELAIKTAGYDFIEIQATHGHMPDTFCSSLLNKRNDEYGGSFENRTRFLIKVVDEIRSRVPAEVPIFVRLPDCEKSESAAAWKQPDTIKLTLALGQHGIDVCDFVCVNKGDLNLQGYCIKREFFTKLKEAHAGKSNVIFASIDKISSASHAEEILKSGLQDMVLIGTPFLKNPGLVTQFAAELNICIEEAVQYSWGFYPSEKHLASK; encoded by the coding sequence ATGTTTTCACGTTCAGTGAAGGGAGCTCCTAATTTAGACTATTTCACACCGAGACAGCCAGTCATTGGCAGCTTTATCAGATACAAGAATAATTTagaaactgaaaatgaacCTCCAGCTCTATTTAAGCCTTTGAAAATTAGATCGTTAGTCATACCGAATAGAATTGCAGTGGCACCTATGTGTTTATATTCGGCGGATAACTTCAAACCTACCGATTTTCATCAGGTCCATTACGGGTCTTTGGCAAGTCGAGGGCCAGGCTTAATCATTGTAGAATGTGCCGCCGTGGAGAAAAATGGTAGAATTACAATGAATGATCTGGGTTTGTGGACGGAGGATCAAGCAATTAAGCATCGTGAAAAGATTGTAAATTTTGCACATTcccaaaattcaataattggTATTCAACTAGGACAATATAATGTTTCTTATGAAACCGGGCAGAGTGAAGTCATAAGAGAACCACATAATTTATCTTCTGCGGAGATCAAGCAAATGATAAAGCAATGGGGTGATGCATCAGAACTTGCAATAAAAACGGCAGGTtatgattttattgaaattcaagCTACGCACGGACATATGCCCGATACGTTTTGTTCGTCTTTATTAAACAAGAGAAACGATGAATATGGGGGGTCTTTTGAGAATAGAACTAGATTTTTGATTAAAGTTGTCGATGAGATTAGAAGTAGAGTACCAGCGGAAGTACCCATCTTTGTCAGACTTCCTGACTGTGAGAAATCAGAAAGCGCTGCAGCATGGAAGCAACCGGACACAATCAAATTAACTCTTGCTTTGGGGCAACATGGCATTGATGTATGTGACTTTGTATGTGTCAATAAAGGAGATCTAAACCTGCAGGGGTATTGTATCAAAAGAGAATTCTTTActaaattgaaagaagcaCATGCAGGAAAGTCAAATGTCATTTTTGCCTCTATTGACAAGATATCATCTGCTTCACATGCCgaagaaatattgaagTCGGGATTACAGGACATGGTTTTAATTGGTActccatttttgaaaaacccAGGATTGGTTACCCAATTTGCTGCTGAGCTCAATATATGTATTGAGGAGGCCGTGCAATATTCTTGGGGATTCTACCCGTCTGAGAAACATTTAGCTTCAAAATGA